A DNA window from Suncus etruscus isolate mSunEtr1 chromosome 8, mSunEtr1.pri.cur, whole genome shotgun sequence contains the following coding sequences:
- the MMP13 gene encoding LOW QUALITY PROTEIN: collagenase 3 (The sequence of the model RefSeq protein was modified relative to this genomic sequence to represent the inferred CDS: inserted 1 base in 1 codon; deleted 2 bases in 1 codon): protein MPKMLAGILAAFLLLSYTHCRALPLPAGDEDDTDLSEENLEVAKVHLKNYYQPLRPTGAPQKRSLEDKVREMQTFFGLEATGKLDDNTLEIMKRPRCGVPDVGEFNVFFRSPKWPRTNLTYRIVNYTPDLPPAKVDYALKKSLKVWSDVXPLTFTRLYSGTADIMISFEPRVHGDSYPFDGPDGLLAHAFAPGPNYGGDVHFDEDERWTNSAKDYNLFLVAVHEFGHSIGLEHSNDPGSVMFPVYSFTEEFILPYDDVEGVHYLYGPGKEDPNIVHPKTPTNCDSNLSFDAVTGLRGETIVFKDRFFWRLHPQQYNPELFLIKSFWPELPNNLDAAYEEPSQDVFFVFKGKQFWALKAYDIVRGYPQKLQELGFPNEVESISAAVHLPRAGKTFFFSGNQVWRYDEINRKMDEEYPRLINEEFSGIGDIVDAAYERNGYIYFFKGTTQFEYRITDDYVTRIMTTNSFVWC, encoded by the exons ATGCCCAAGATGCTTGCAGGCATCCTTGCTGCCTTTCTCCTCCTCAGCTACACTCACTGCAGGGCCCTGCCGCTTCCTGCTGGTGATGAGGATGATACCGATTTGTCTGAGGAAAACTTAGAGGTTGCAAAGGTACA TTTAAAAAACTACTACCAGCCTCTGAGGCCCACAGGGGCCCCCCAGAAGAGGTCCCTGGAAGACAAGGTCCGAGAAATGCAGACTTTCTTCGGCTTAGAGGCGACAGGCAAATTGGATGACAACACACTGGAGATTATGAAGAGGCCGAGATGCGGAGTCCCTGATGTGGGTGAATTCAATGTTTTCTTTCGGTCACCCAAATGGCCCAGAACGAACTTAACCTACAG AATTGTGAACTACACCCCTGATCTGCCTCCAGCAAAGGTCGACTATGCCCTCAAAAAAAGCCTT AAGGTCTGGTCTGATG AGCCTTTGACCTTCACTAGACTTTACAGTGGCACCGCTGATATCATGATCTCTTTTGAACCTAGAG TGCATGGAGACTCCTACCCATTTGATGGACCCGATGGCCTACTGGCTCATGCTTTTGCTCCTGGACCAAATTACGGAGGAGATGTCCATTTTGATGAAGATGAAAGATGGACAAATAGTGCCAAAG ATTACAATTTGTTTCTCGTGGCCGTCCATGAGTTTGGACATTCTATAGGACTTGAGCATTCCAATGATCCAGGATCAGTCATGTTCCCCGTCTATTCCTTCACTGAAGAATTTATACTTCCTTATGATGATGTAGAAGGGGTCCACTATCTCTATG GTCCAGGAAAAGAAGACCCCAACATTGTGCACCCCAAAACACCTACCAACTGTGATTCTAACTTATCCTTTGATGCCGTTACTGGTCTCCGAGGAGAAACTATTGTTTTTAAAGACAG ATTCTTCTGGCGCTTGCATCCTCAGCAGTATAACCCGGAGCTGTTTTTAATCAAGTCATTCTGGCCTGAACTCCCTAACAATCTTGACGCAGCCTACGAGGAGCCTTCTCAAGATGTGTTCTTTGTCTTCAAAG gcaAACAATTTTGGGCTCTGAAGGCCTACGACATAGTGAGAGGCTACCCCCAAAAATTACAAGAACTGGGCTTTCCGAATGAGGTAGAGAGCATCAGTGCAGCTGTCCACTTACCGAGGGCAGGCAAGACTTTCTTCTTCTCCGGAAACCAGGTTTGGAG GTATGATGAAATTAATCGTAAAATGGATGAAGAGTACCCCAGACTGATAAATGAAGAATTTTCAGGAATCGGTGACATTGTGGATGCTGCCTATGAGAGAAATG gttatatttattttttcaagggaACTACCCAGTTTGAATATCGCATCACGGATGACTATGTTACTCGGATAATGACAACAAATTCCTTTGTGTGGTGTTAA